Proteins co-encoded in one Metabacillus sp. KUDC1714 genomic window:
- a CDS encoding phosphatase PAP2 family protein has protein sequence MKFMKKKSIIILATLTLASSTLPVQAASQYSDIERSFAKNEIQTGIDNGSIKGYPHGSRAEAVVTSNNAFKKDKLSKPAKPQGTTEEVNIDAPEDDQPLPAVDNGRYANDAILKNIAATNPFINILDGFDQIWSMNQPDWRDGTALTKPGVNGEVANYGDGPTVYFDGYKNDKTKVVADKKTYANEEIRDAETWAANIKYVEDVTKNRTDEEALAAYYDDQRDKIYSMMEAYGPLANTYIDIVNPITSVVRSTEDMNKVLEETTVEDQSQGMGQWKGSELSDAMDLVHLIRFRTPSSSNPSKYFFSSPRPYRMNSNGEVKEVVDKNGLPVWETIGSGESTVEELPSGGKKETGERHYQQYETNVEVIPALEYVKREAKDGRGKDGAFPSGHTSASYLSTFGFAYATPERYAEFLTRAAQMGENRIVSGMHSPLDVIGARIQSTAMTAYAYNLPENKEVLDKAYENAGEVFGKLAESKEMSLYEYAHTVTEAYKFESAYDEEKWEDHETNKAFYREKLTYGLPQTGTKGLDPVVPKGAEVLLETRQPYLTDKQRREVLYTTEIESGYPVIDESNGWGRLDLVTASDGYGAFLSNVTVDMDASKGRFNAHDWWRNDITGSGMLTKQGTGTLTLTGNNSYSGGTLLQEGTLEATSTTAFGEGDLYVENGEVLVNVDGPLNLNGNLTMEAGNLDIAMDNDNSQLNVDGLLYLDGGDLNLDLSNYEIEKGTNITLMTADKVKGKFDNVTAYGYKVTVTYRNNSVVAHIKAK, from the coding sequence CTTTTAAAAAAGATAAGCTTTCAAAACCTGCAAAGCCACAAGGGACTACTGAAGAAGTAAATATAGATGCTCCTGAAGATGATCAACCTTTACCAGCAGTGGATAATGGTAGATATGCTAATGATGCAATCTTAAAGAACATAGCTGCGACTAATCCTTTTATTAATATTTTAGATGGTTTTGATCAAATATGGTCTATGAATCAACCAGATTGGAGAGACGGAACAGCGTTAACTAAACCAGGTGTAAATGGTGAGGTTGCAAACTATGGTGACGGACCTACCGTTTATTTTGATGGATATAAAAATGATAAGACAAAAGTAGTAGCAGATAAGAAGACATATGCTAACGAAGAAATCAGAGATGCAGAGACTTGGGCAGCTAATATAAAATATGTAGAAGACGTTACCAAAAACAGAACTGATGAAGAGGCGTTAGCGGCCTATTATGATGATCAAAGAGATAAGATATATAGTATGATGGAAGCTTATGGGCCTTTAGCTAATACCTACATAGATATCGTTAACCCGATCACAAGTGTTGTAAGATCAACAGAGGACATGAATAAAGTATTGGAAGAAACGACTGTTGAAGACCAAAGTCAAGGAATGGGACAATGGAAGGGATCTGAACTATCAGATGCGATGGATTTAGTTCATTTAATTAGATTTAGAACTCCTTCTTCGTCAAACCCTTCTAAGTACTTTTTCTCTTCTCCAAGACCGTACAGAATGAATTCAAATGGAGAAGTGAAAGAAGTTGTTGATAAGAACGGTTTACCTGTTTGGGAAACAATCGGCAGTGGTGAAAGTACAGTAGAAGAATTACCTTCAGGTGGTAAAAAAGAAACGGGAGAAAGACATTACCAACAATATGAAACGAATGTGGAAGTAATTCCTGCATTAGAATATGTAAAAAGAGAAGCGAAAGACGGAAGAGGCAAAGACGGAGCTTTTCCAAGTGGGCATACAAGTGCATCTTATTTGTCAACATTTGGATTTGCATACGCAACACCGGAAAGATATGCTGAATTTTTAACTAGAGCAGCTCAAATGGGAGAAAATAGAATAGTGAGTGGAATGCACTCTCCACTTGATGTCATAGGAGCAAGAATACAATCTACAGCAATGACTGCCTATGCATACAATCTTCCAGAAAACAAAGAGGTATTGGATAAGGCTTATGAAAATGCTGGAGAAGTATTCGGTAAATTAGCTGAATCAAAAGAAATGAGCTTGTACGAATATGCACATACGGTAACAGAGGCTTATAAGTTTGAAAGTGCGTACGATGAAGAAAAGTGGGAAGATCATGAAACAAATAAAGCTTTCTATCGGGAAAAACTTACTTACGGATTACCTCAAACAGGAACAAAAGGTTTAGACCCTGTAGTACCTAAAGGGGCAGAAGTTTTATTGGAAACTCGTCAGCCTTATTTGACAGATAAACAACGTAGAGAAGTATTGTATACCACAGAAATTGAATCAGGCTACCCTGTAATAGACGAGTCAAATGGTTGGGGAAGACTTGATTTGGTAACAGCATCTGATGGATATGGTGCGTTTTTAAGTAATGTAACAGTGGATATGGATGCTTCAAAAGGAAGATTTAATGCCCATGATTGGTGGAGAAATGATATTACTGGCAGTGGTATGCTTACCAAGCAAGGGACGGGAACGCTTACATTGACAGGAAATAATAGTTATTCAGGAGGCACATTGCTACAAGAAGGAACGTTAGAAGCTACTTCTACGACTGCTTTTGGTGAAGGCGATCTTTATGTAGAAAATGGTGAAGTTTTAGTTAATGTAGATGGACCTTTAAATTTAAATGGCAATTTAACAATGGAAGCTGGAAACCTAGATATTGCAATGGATAATGACAACAGTCAACTAAATGTAGATGGACTGTTATACCTTGATGGTGGGGACCTGAATTTAGATCTTTCTAATTATGAAATAGAAAAGGGTACAAACATTACTTTAATGACTGCCGACAAGGTGAAAGGTAAATTCGATAATGTAACTGCTTATGGTTACAAGGTAACTGTCACTTACAGAAATAATAGTGTCGTTGCACATATCAAAGCAAAATAA
- a CDS encoding DinB family protein: protein MSKKEILQNGVKQAFYEEEWYPPISEALKNLTAAQACWQPEGMAGNTIWENVNHLLTFKERLLSRLQQDDTFVAPQNNDDTFVQGGANDEDAWQDTVKRTLQVHDALQSSLTSLQEAELDQPSPSLPVWQQYLNILLHDAYHTGQIVQLRKLQGSWPAQRSYL, encoded by the coding sequence ATGAGTAAAAAAGAAATCTTGCAAAATGGAGTCAAGCAAGCTTTTTACGAAGAAGAATGGTACCCACCGATATCAGAAGCATTAAAAAATCTTACCGCTGCACAAGCATGTTGGCAACCAGAAGGAATGGCCGGTAATACGATTTGGGAAAATGTAAACCATTTACTAACCTTTAAAGAGCGCTTACTTTCCCGCTTACAACAAGATGACACCTTTGTTGCTCCCCAAAATAATGATGACACGTTTGTCCAAGGTGGAGCTAATGATGAAGATGCCTGGCAAGATACAGTGAAGCGAACGCTTCAAGTACATGATGCCTTACAATCTTCATTAACATCCCTTCAAGAAGCAGAATTGGATCAACCAAGTCCTTCTCTACCAGTTTGGCAACAATATCTGAATATCCTTTTGCACGATGCTTATCATACAGGACAAATTGTACAACTTCGTAAACTACAAGGTTCATGGCCAGCTCAGCGATCATATTTATAA
- a CDS encoding flavin monoamine oxidase family protein, translated as MTRNQEKGMTRRDFLDQVGKVGGAVAVWGAMESLGLLGKPLMASAKEFTSPKKSDLAMANKNGKKIIILGAGIAGMAAAYELGKAGYDCKILEARERTGGRNWTVRKGTAESEINGVKQIAKFDKGLYFNAGPARIPQHHVTIDYCRELGVELEVFCNANEFSYYYQENSGPLSSQKIRKGTVKADTRGYISELLAKVSDKTALDRPLSKEDIERLTAYLKGEGDLSSDYTYKGSTRRGYKELPGAGLNPGTIDSPLALTELLQSGMMNSISGDYDFNQQPMLFQPVGGMDQIPKALESKLSGKITFGAEIQEIRQSADGVRIVYKTNKNGKTSEITGDYCICTIPLPVLKNIPADFTPQMKNAIKNINYATTGKIGLQFKNRFWEKDDRILGGITTTNMDISQIWYPSNDFLSQKGVLVGYYNFGQNAVDYGNLSLSQRQARAISQGAKIHPQYAQEFETSFSLAWHKIKYSEGGWASYSASDRTNYYPILNEPQGRIHLAGEHLSYLTGWMAGAFESARIAVSRIHEEVLKESKVTSKVG; from the coding sequence ATGACAAGAAATCAAGAAAAAGGTATGACGAGAAGGGATTTTTTGGATCAAGTCGGAAAAGTTGGGGGAGCAGTTGCGGTTTGGGGCGCAATGGAATCTCTTGGTTTATTAGGTAAGCCATTAATGGCAAGTGCAAAGGAATTTACTAGTCCTAAGAAAAGCGATTTAGCAATGGCGAATAAAAATGGCAAAAAAATCATTATTTTGGGAGCGGGCATTGCTGGAATGGCTGCAGCTTATGAATTAGGAAAGGCAGGTTATGATTGTAAAATACTTGAAGCAAGGGAGCGCACTGGTGGTCGCAACTGGACAGTAAGAAAAGGTACAGCAGAAAGTGAAATAAATGGGGTAAAACAAATTGCGAAATTTGATAAAGGGCTATACTTTAATGCGGGTCCAGCGCGTATACCTCAGCATCATGTAACAATTGATTATTGCAGAGAACTTGGTGTTGAACTTGAAGTATTCTGTAATGCCAATGAATTCTCATACTATTATCAAGAAAACTCCGGGCCTCTATCTAGCCAGAAAATACGAAAGGGCACTGTAAAGGCAGATACTCGCGGTTATATTTCAGAATTGTTAGCGAAGGTTTCAGATAAAACCGCACTAGATCGCCCTCTTTCGAAAGAGGATATTGAACGGTTAACTGCCTATCTTAAAGGTGAAGGAGATCTATCTTCAGATTATACATATAAAGGTTCAACTCGTCGTGGATATAAGGAGTTGCCGGGGGCTGGTCTTAATCCTGGTACAATCGATTCGCCATTAGCCCTTACAGAGCTGCTGCAATCAGGAATGATGAACAGCATCAGCGGTGATTATGATTTCAATCAGCAACCGATGTTGTTCCAACCTGTAGGAGGGATGGATCAAATTCCAAAAGCTCTTGAAAGTAAGTTGTCGGGAAAAATCACTTTCGGAGCTGAAATACAAGAAATTAGACAATCAGCGGATGGAGTTCGAATTGTATACAAAACAAATAAGAATGGTAAAACAAGTGAAATAACAGGAGACTATTGTATTTGTACTATTCCTCTTCCTGTATTAAAAAATATTCCAGCTGATTTTACACCACAAATGAAAAATGCAATTAAAAATATAAATTATGCAACGACTGGAAAAATTGGTCTTCAGTTTAAAAACAGATTCTGGGAAAAAGACGATCGTATCCTTGGCGGAATTACGACAACTAATATGGATATATCACAAATTTGGTACCCATCCAATGACTTTTTATCTCAAAAAGGAGTGTTAGTTGGCTATTATAATTTTGGTCAAAATGCAGTGGATTATGGGAATCTATCACTCTCGCAGAGACAAGCTCGTGCGATATCTCAAGGTGCGAAAATCCATCCTCAATATGCGCAAGAATTTGAAACTTCTTTTTCACTGGCTTGGCATAAAATCAAATATAGTGAAGGCGGATGGGCTTCATACTCTGCATCTGATCGTACGAACTACTATCCTATCCTAAATGAACCACAAGGACGAATTCATCTTGCTGGTGAACATCTAAGTTATTTAACTGGATGGATGGCAGGTGCTTTTGAGTCAGCAAGAATTGCAGTTAGCAGAATTCATGAAGAAGTACTCAAAGAAAGTAAGGTTACTTCTAAAGTAGGCTAA
- a CDS encoding RidA family protein, with amino-acid sequence MMKKTIKSLAITTVLGTSLIAGFSASAGSESSALKSNKVTFFGSPTSSISSSVAVPHNYNRLSYSGTVPPLINKDGKTTYERYGDTETQAIGILKTFKADLEAKGLSMADITYLRVYLTPDPSKGNKQDYQGWFNAYAKFFNTKENSVKTARSTVGVDSLVNSDWLIEIEAEVAYKAK; translated from the coding sequence ATGATGAAAAAAACGATTAAATCTTTGGCCATAACCACTGTACTTGGGACAAGCCTAATTGCTGGATTCTCTGCTTCTGCAGGAAGTGAAAGTTCAGCATTGAAATCAAATAAAGTAACCTTCTTTGGATCTCCGACATCTTCGATTTCTAGTTCAGTTGCTGTGCCGCACAATTATAATCGATTATCGTATAGTGGGACAGTCCCTCCATTAATAAATAAGGATGGAAAAACGACATATGAACGATATGGAGATACAGAAACGCAAGCCATTGGAATATTAAAGACCTTTAAAGCTGATCTTGAAGCAAAAGGACTTTCTATGGCAGATATCACATATTTAAGAGTGTATCTTACTCCAGACCCTAGCAAAGGGAATAAGCAGGATTACCAAGGATGGTTCAATGCTTATGCCAAGTTCTTTAATACAAAAGAAAATTCAGTAAAGACTGCCCGTTCAACGGTAGGTGTCGATAGTTTAGTAAATTCAGATTGGCTAATTGAGATTGAGGCTGAGGTAGCCTATAAAGCTAAATGA
- the tatA gene encoding twin-arginine translocase TatA/TatE family subunit — MLQNIGVPGLILILIIALVIFGPSKLPEIGRAFGNTLKEFKKATNDLVNGDNEFNKTEEETKKLQAVESTKQSNTGS; from the coding sequence ATGCTTCAGAATATCGGTGTTCCAGGGTTAATCTTAATTCTTATCATTGCACTTGTCATTTTCGGGCCTTCAAAATTACCTGAGATTGGGCGTGCATTCGGTAACACTCTCAAAGAATTCAAAAAGGCAACAAACGATCTTGTGAATGGAGACAATGAATTTAATAAAACAGAAGAAGAAACAAAAAAACTACAAGCAGTTGAATCGACTAAACAAAGTAACACTGGTAGTTAA
- the tatC gene encoding twin-arginine translocase subunit TatC: MDKTKMNLVQHLGELRKRIIIVLIAFIVFLCLSFIFVQDIHQFLVKDLDDKLALLGPGDILWIYMMIAGVVAIAATIPIAAFQVWKFVKPALKKEEQKATLAFIPGIFLLFLLGISFGYFILFPIVLSFLENLAGEQFEAFFTVDKYFSFMINLTLPFGFLFEMPAVIMFLTKLGIINPHRLVKARKISYFVLMIISVVISPPDLVSDVLVIVPLLILYEFSITLSKIVFRKKIELLKEAS, translated from the coding sequence TTGGATAAAACCAAAATGAATCTAGTTCAACATTTAGGAGAATTGCGAAAACGAATCATCATCGTTTTAATTGCTTTTATCGTTTTCCTTTGTCTATCCTTCATTTTTGTGCAAGATATTCACCAGTTTTTAGTGAAAGATTTAGATGATAAATTAGCATTACTAGGTCCTGGTGATATCTTATGGATTTATATGATGATTGCTGGAGTTGTTGCAATTGCGGCAACAATTCCGATTGCAGCTTTTCAAGTTTGGAAATTTGTAAAACCAGCTCTCAAAAAAGAAGAACAAAAAGCAACATTAGCATTTATACCAGGTATATTTCTTTTATTTTTGTTGGGGATTTCCTTCGGCTACTTTATCCTTTTTCCAATTGTCCTATCATTTTTAGAAAATTTAGCAGGAGAACAGTTCGAAGCGTTCTTTACAGTCGATAAGTATTTCAGTTTCATGATCAATTTAACGTTGCCATTTGGATTTTTATTTGAAATGCCTGCGGTTATTATGTTTTTAACAAAACTAGGCATCATAAATCCTCATAGACTAGTAAAAGCAAGAAAAATATCCTATTTTGTTTTAATGATTATTTCAGTGGTCATTTCTCCCCCCGATTTGGTTTCCGATGTTCTAGTCATCGTACCTTTACTCATCTTATATGAGTTTAGCATTACATTATCTAAAATAGTATTTAGGAAAAAAATAGAATTACTAAAAGAAGCAAGTTAA